A single Methanolobus sp. ZRKC5 DNA region contains:
- a CDS encoding NAD(P)/FAD-dependent oxidoreductase — protein sequence MDADIIVIGASPAGVMAARNASAKGCKVILLDKKEAAGVPTHPANTFFKGMFDRTGEEVDQSYVIKNLKGAYIVAPSGRNVIFEGDAYFLDRKKFDEFYIHQAAEAGTDVRFGIEVLNVLRAAGGFVVSTSKGKIKCKLVIVSDGINSRISALLGMKPIKYPQDIAWSLEAEIEAEGIGEPELFEYYVGNHAPGWKSTYSPCGGNRATLGMYVRRHGRDVSDFFDDWLERFKELKGLDEVKIISKTVGGDPIVAIPGDIVADGVMVVGGSAAQSGIGYGMHAGQMCGDVAADAIAKGNLSKSFLSEYRTKWNAEYRTEYYLGRFAMETLRKMTDKEIDEMMKVFEGEDLKVLGGSPFNQALQISKLILKNNPSSILSYRAIFRTK from the coding sequence ATGGATGCAGATATCATTGTAATAGGAGCTTCCCCTGCTGGTGTCATGGCAGCAAGGAATGCATCAGCTAAAGGTTGTAAAGTAATCCTGCTTGATAAAAAAGAAGCTGCAGGTGTCCCCACACATCCGGCAAACACATTTTTCAAAGGAATGTTTGACCGCACAGGTGAGGAAGTAGACCAGAGTTATGTCATCAAAAACCTCAAAGGTGCCTATATAGTAGCACCTTCTGGCAGAAATGTCATCTTTGAAGGTGATGCTTACTTCCTTGACCGCAAGAAGTTCGATGAATTCTATATTCATCAGGCTGCAGAGGCAGGTACAGATGTTCGCTTCGGCATTGAGGTCCTTAATGTTCTAAGGGCTGCTGGGGGATTTGTAGTAAGTACATCAAAGGGCAAGATCAAGTGCAAACTCGTAATTGTTTCAGATGGTATTAATTCCAGAATAAGTGCCCTTCTTGGAATGAAACCTATCAAATATCCACAGGACATTGCCTGGTCCCTTGAAGCAGAGATAGAAGCAGAAGGAATTGGTGAACCTGAGCTGTTTGAATATTATGTTGGTAATCATGCTCCTGGATGGAAATCCACTTATTCACCATGTGGCGGGAACAGGGCAACCCTTGGCATGTATGTTCGAAGACATGGAAGGGATGTTTCTGACTTCTTCGATGATTGGCTTGAAAGGTTCAAGGAACTGAAGGGTCTTGATGAAGTCAAGATTATCAGTAAAACAGTAGGTGGTGATCCGATCGTTGCAATTCCTGGTGATATAGTTGCTGACGGTGTGATGGTGGTGGGTGGTTCTGCTGCCCAGTCGGGCATCGGATATGGTATGCATGCAGGGCAGATGTGCGGTGATGTTGCAGCTGATGCAATTGCAAAAGGTAATCTGTCAAAGAGCTTCCTTTCTGAATACAGAACAAAATGGAACGCTGAATACAGGACAGAGTATTACCTTGGAAGGTTTGCCATGGAGACTCTCAGGAAAATGACTGACAAGGAGATCGATGAGATGATGAAGGTATTTGAAGGAGAGGACTTGAAGGTACTTGGCGGAAGTCCTTTTAATCAGGCGTTACAGATATCCAAGCTGATATTGAAAAATAATCCATCTTCCATACTTTCATATAGGGCAATCTTCAGGACGAAATGA
- a CDS encoding serine protein kinase RIO, whose amino-acid sequence MKKEVTKKVKRIDTEVDKLRIKRKDTDTLKVTDNVFDDPTLKTLYTLSNKGILRAMGGPISTGKEANVFLAEGEDKDIAIKIYRISSSTFNSMEDYILGDPRFRNVRHSKRDIIFAWTKKEQRNLIRAKEAGIRVPEPIVAERNILVMEFMGEDEKPYPQLKDVRLEKEMARTVYDTIVNYIDLLYNEANLVHGDLSEYNILIIPETGEPVFIDMGQSVTSEHPRSREFLLRDIENIIRYFKKYGIDEDSQQLYSSIRNKE is encoded by the coding sequence ATGAAAAAAGAAGTAACCAAGAAAGTGAAGCGTATAGACACAGAAGTCGATAAACTACGCATAAAGCGCAAGGACACAGATACGCTCAAAGTAACAGACAATGTATTTGACGATCCCACCCTGAAAACTCTTTACACACTATCCAATAAAGGAATACTCCGAGCCATGGGAGGTCCCATAAGCACCGGAAAAGAGGCAAATGTCTTCCTTGCAGAGGGAGAAGACAAAGACATCGCAATTAAGATATATAGAATATCATCAAGCACGTTCAACTCAATGGAAGACTACATTTTAGGAGACCCACGTTTCAGGAACGTGAGACATTCCAAACGTGATATTATTTTTGCATGGACAAAAAAAGAGCAAAGAAACCTTATACGTGCAAAGGAAGCAGGTATTCGAGTCCCCGAACCCATTGTGGCTGAACGTAATATACTGGTAATGGAATTTATGGGAGAAGATGAAAAGCCATACCCTCAGCTAAAAGATGTCCGTCTTGAAAAAGAAATGGCAAGAACAGTATATGATACAATTGTAAATTACATAGACCTTCTATACAACGAAGCAAATCTTGTACATGGAGATCTAAGCGAATATAACATTTTAATAATTCCTGAAACAGGCGAACCTGTATTCATAGACATGGGACAATCGGTAACTAGTGAACACCCCCGTTCAAGGGAATTCCTGCTAAGAGATATAGAGAACATCATACGTTACTTCAAAAAATACGGCATTGATGAAGATTCACAGCAATTATATTCATCAATCAGGAACAAAGAATAA
- a CDS encoding coiled-coil protein translates to MIKELNDKKTELRTQSEEYKEKRNGLNAEASTLASKRNELNKQTKDLINEAQEYKVLRDENNEKVKENKVLRDEVNNKANEVFAKIDQIRNENNLGGPSIKDIRKEIDRLEFAQQTEVLTTNKERELVNKITELQKQYVVKKQQLEGNEELKTLLTEAQEIRDEASNHHATLSEYAQKAQEYHDKMITTFKEADKIRAESDAAHKEFVQFQEKADEQHKLFIAAQKEIRDIDKELRKMKKGDFDGKREAARADARKDAEDIFDKFKSGEKLTMENLMALQRSGFLK, encoded by the coding sequence ATGATAAAAGAACTGAACGACAAGAAGACTGAGCTTAGAACCCAGTCCGAAGAATATAAAGAGAAACGTAACGGGCTTAACGCAGAGGCAAGCACACTTGCATCAAAGCGAAATGAGCTGAACAAACAGACCAAGGACCTTATCAACGAAGCTCAGGAATACAAGGTACTCCGTGATGAGAACAACGAGAAGGTAAAGGAAAACAAAGTACTCCGCGATGAGGTCAACAACAAGGCAAACGAAGTATTTGCTAAGATAGACCAGATACGCAATGAGAACAACCTTGGCGGCCCTTCGATCAAAGATATCCGCAAGGAAATCGACAGGCTCGAGTTTGCACAGCAGACAGAAGTCCTCACAACCAACAAGGAAAGAGAACTGGTCAACAAGATCACTGAACTCCAGAAGCAGTATGTTGTAAAGAAACAGCAACTTGAAGGAAATGAAGAACTCAAGACACTGTTGACAGAAGCACAGGAGATCAGGGACGAAGCTTCAAATCATCACGCTACACTTTCAGAGTATGCACAGAAGGCACAGGAATATCATGACAAGATGATCACTACCTTCAAAGAAGCCGACAAGATTCGCGCAGAATCTGATGCTGCTCACAAAGAATTCGTTCAATTCCAGGAAAAAGCTGACGAACAGCACAAACTCTTCATTGCAGCCCAGAAAGAGATCCGAGACATAGACAAGGAACTCCGCAAGATGAAGAAAGGAGATTTCGATGGAAAGAGAGAAGCTGCCAGAGCAGATGCACGCAAGGATGCAGAAGACATCTTTGATAAGTTCAAGTCTGGTGAGAAGCTTACCATGGAAAACCTTATGGCACTCCAGAGATCAGGCTTCCTGAAATAA
- a CDS encoding UbiA family prenyltransferase: MVSTSGSKTRNPYLEMLRPEIADMDFALPAASALLASYLATGAFPELVLFIIAVIGGYVAITSSYVYNDCCDVDIDTINLPNRPLVSNKLSRKQAMKYAGVLFLIASIAALYLNPESFVVLVIAVVTISVYSKLAKRMTFLSFVPVGIAYGLVPIGIWLAFDPAGILKGPDYGSILPLPAIFLGLMMCFTDWGFTLSGVARDVEGDRARGAPTFPVTFGVPATSKFVTLMWVVGVIASIAIGLTAKIGPIYFAGAMLAGGWMLTQSFDFIKNPTQERGGRLFLQGSRYRGIMFGSLILDVILCILVPAYSGILW, encoded by the coding sequence TTGGTTTCGACTTCAGGCTCTAAAACACGAAATCCTTATCTTGAAATGTTAAGGCCGGAAATAGCGGATATGGATTTTGCTCTTCCTGCTGCAAGTGCTTTACTTGCTTCTTATCTTGCAACAGGTGCGTTTCCGGAACTAGTGCTCTTTATTATAGCTGTTATCGGAGGTTATGTGGCGATCACAAGTTCCTATGTATATAATGACTGCTGTGATGTCGATATAGACACGATTAACCTTCCAAATCGTCCTCTTGTATCCAATAAACTCAGCCGTAAGCAAGCTATGAAGTATGCAGGTGTGCTGTTCTTAATTGCAAGCATAGCAGCCCTCTACCTGAATCCTGAATCATTTGTGGTTCTGGTGATAGCAGTCGTAACTATAAGTGTATACTCAAAACTTGCAAAAAGAATGACATTTCTCAGTTTTGTGCCTGTGGGAATAGCTTACGGGCTTGTGCCTATAGGTATCTGGCTGGCATTCGATCCGGCCGGAATTCTAAAGGGTCCTGATTATGGCTCCATACTTCCCCTCCCTGCTATATTCCTTGGTTTGATGATGTGTTTCACTGACTGGGGTTTCACTCTTTCCGGTGTTGCCAGGGATGTAGAAGGTGACAGGGCCAGAGGAGCACCGACATTTCCAGTTACTTTTGGGGTTCCGGCAACCTCAAAGTTCGTAACTCTCATGTGGGTTGTAGGTGTAATAGCTTCTATTGCAATCGGACTTACAGCAAAGATCGGACCCATATATTTTGCAGGCGCAATGCTTGCAGGTGGGTGGATGCTCACACAGTCTTTTGATTTTATTAAGAACCCGACACAAGAACGTGGAGGCAGGCTATTTCTCCAGGGCTCCAGATACAGGGGCATCATGTTTGGTTCTCTTATACTAGATGTAATACTTTGCATACTTGTTCCGGCATATTCCGGCATATTATGGTAA
- the tgtA gene encoding tRNA guanosine(15) transglycosylase TgtA, translating to MSSKFDIIHKDAAGRIGKLTTPHGVVETPTVMPVINPNIQTIKASEMREFGAEILITNSYIIYRKDELREKALKDGLHALLDFDGPLMTDSGSFQLSVYGEVEVTNEMIIDFQQKIGTDICVPLDIPTHPDVPYEKAKEDMDITIQRLKEAKELVKGDMLLAGPVQGAIYKDLREECARELSEVGFDVYPFGAVVPLMESYRYSDLVDVIASAKKGLDPTAPVHLFGAGHPMMFGLAVALGCDLFDSAAYALYAKDRRYITSRGTYHVDQLMYLPCSCPVCIAHSAEELKKAHNCTELLARHNLYVTFEEVREVKQAIWEGNLLELVEQRCRSHPRMLEALKQMYTYSPWLEQCDPSSKSTLFYCGPESARRPEVLRFNKQLERLTIEGSVLIRAYPTKKDSDYDNVMIFKPPFGSYPQELAEVYPFNAEVVRTPDYESLETAYQNTIKLVELNPKATFTFLMNDRFDHPLVEKLAEFDNFTIVPPKNE from the coding sequence ATGTCATCAAAATTCGATATTATCCATAAGGATGCAGCAGGGCGTATCGGTAAGCTCACAACCCCCCACGGAGTGGTTGAAACCCCTACTGTAATGCCAGTTATTAATCCTAATATCCAGACAATAAAAGCCTCTGAGATGAGAGAGTTTGGTGCTGAGATACTTATCACGAATTCATACATCATCTACCGTAAGGACGAATTAAGGGAAAAGGCACTCAAAGACGGTCTTCATGCACTTCTTGATTTTGATGGTCCTCTTATGACTGACTCCGGCTCATTCCAGTTATCAGTCTATGGTGAGGTTGAGGTCACAAACGAGATGATTATTGATTTTCAGCAAAAGATAGGAACTGACATTTGCGTTCCTCTGGATATTCCCACACACCCTGATGTGCCCTATGAAAAGGCAAAGGAAGATATGGATATCACAATACAGCGCCTTAAGGAAGCAAAGGAACTTGTAAAAGGTGATATGCTTTTGGCAGGTCCGGTGCAGGGCGCTATTTACAAGGATCTCCGTGAGGAGTGTGCCCGGGAGCTTTCAGAAGTAGGCTTTGATGTCTATCCATTCGGAGCTGTGGTTCCGTTGATGGAATCTTACCGTTATTCTGACCTTGTTGATGTAATTGCTTCAGCTAAGAAAGGACTTGACCCAACAGCACCTGTCCATCTGTTCGGTGCAGGACATCCAATGATGTTCGGACTTGCTGTTGCCCTTGGTTGTGATTTGTTTGATTCGGCTGCTTATGCTCTTTATGCAAAAGACAGGCGTTACATCACTTCCAGAGGAACATATCATGTAGACCAGCTTATGTATCTGCCGTGCTCATGTCCTGTATGTATAGCTCACAGTGCAGAAGAGCTGAAAAAAGCCCACAACTGTACTGAGCTTCTTGCAAGACACAATCTTTACGTAACTTTTGAAGAGGTACGTGAGGTCAAGCAAGCTATATGGGAAGGCAATCTCCTTGAACTTGTGGAACAAAGGTGCAGGTCGCATCCAAGAATGTTGGAAGCATTGAAGCAGATGTACACTTATTCTCCGTGGCTGGAACAGTGTGACCCGTCATCAAAATCCACACTATTCTACTGTGGTCCGGAGTCTGCCAGGCGTCCTGAAGTTCTGCGTTTCAACAAACAGCTTGAAAGACTTACCATAGAAGGTTCTGTGCTCATAAGGGCATACCCGACAAAGAAGGACAGTGACTATGACAATGTCATGATATTCAAACCACCATTCGGCTCTTATCCACAGGAGCTTGCAGAGGTCTATCCGTTCAACGCAGAGGTTGTAAGGACCCCTGACTATGAATCACTTGAAACTGCCTATCAGAACACCATCAAGCTTGTGGAACTGAACCCTAAGGCAACCTTCACGTTCCTGATGAATGACAGGTTCGATCATCCTCTGGTGGAGAAACTTGCAGAATTTGATAATTTTACAATTGTTCCTCCGAAGAATGAGTGA
- the serB gene encoding phosphoserine phosphatase SerB, with product MSRTSNNSHRIKLVVFDMDSTLIDAETIDELAHAAGVGDEVASITEKAMRGELDFSHALFERVRLLKGLSLDNAHDALDKMPFMPGAKILVDYLKSHGYKTAMISGGFTIAAERVGETLGMDHVVSNELLVDEGCLTGEVRGPLTGQCSKEHVLEEISRKYGVEPEDCIVVGDGANDICIFKRAKYAIAFNSKPILHEHADIVITEKNLEAVIPVIQLLESEKGQVSCIRDA from the coding sequence GTGAGTCGTACCAGCAATAATTCTCATAGGATAAAGTTAGTAGTTTTTGATATGGACAGCACCCTTATTGACGCTGAGACCATTGACGAACTCGCACATGCGGCAGGAGTGGGAGACGAAGTCGCTTCCATAACAGAAAAAGCAATGCGCGGAGAACTTGATTTTTCCCATGCACTTTTTGAGAGAGTAAGACTACTAAAAGGACTTTCACTCGATAACGCGCATGATGCGCTTGACAAAATGCCTTTCATGCCCGGTGCAAAAATACTCGTCGATTACCTGAAATCCCATGGGTATAAAACTGCAATGATATCCGGTGGATTTACCATAGCTGCAGAGCGAGTTGGTGAAACACTTGGAATGGATCATGTAGTTTCAAATGAACTACTGGTAGACGAAGGATGTCTGACAGGAGAGGTAAGGGGACCTCTTACAGGACAATGTTCCAAGGAACACGTTCTTGAAGAAATTTCCCGGAAATATGGAGTAGAACCTGAAGATTGTATCGTTGTTGGTGACGGCGCCAATGACATATGCATATTTAAAAGAGCAAAATATGCCATAGCTTTTAATTCCAAACCAATTCTCCATGAGCATGCTGATATTGTCATAACAGAAAAAAACCTTGAAGCAGTTATACCGGTAATCCAATTACTGGAATCGGAAAAAGGCCAAGTATCGTGCATTAGAGATGCATGA
- a CDS encoding radical SAM protein encodes MKNKYYFYKNPFFKVYAQIVNDRVKMKTSGIASSIMGSYVSEMMEIFEDTKPSKVENDQLIYSTWMPPIPSKAFDRLVSSQMSAMRGKFIPEQITISITEECPNRCIHCALPDTKNKARLSPDVVKSVIDQTQNMGTTLIIFDGGEPLLYDGLEELISYVDSSRAIAGLFTSGVGMTPQRASSLKDAGLSMLSVSFDSANEEGHDFMRGRPGVFNDAVNAIKNGLDAGLLVGMYVVLSPRNVDELDDFYELAKELGVHELSFYEIVPTGRWLDHGNEVLSPEGLKKFDDFVERTSHAEGPRIFPIPQIIRKMGCFAGRKWLHVTPEGDVLPCACMPKPYGNIHDEPLASIWNKIYKDPVFTSGPCLMRDSEFRKVHLGLEQ; translated from the coding sequence ATGAAGAACAAATATTATTTTTACAAAAATCCTTTTTTTAAGGTATATGCTCAGATAGTGAATGATCGGGTCAAGATGAAGACCTCTGGCATTGCTTCCTCAATAATGGGTTCTTATGTTTCAGAGATGATGGAGATATTTGAGGATACAAAACCCTCAAAAGTGGAAAATGATCAGTTAATATACTCCACCTGGATGCCTCCTATACCCAGCAAGGCATTTGACCGGCTTGTATCAAGTCAGATGAGTGCAATGAGGGGTAAATTCATTCCGGAACAGATCACAATCTCAATTACAGAAGAGTGTCCTAACAGGTGCATTCACTGCGCTTTACCGGATACTAAAAATAAAGCACGGCTCAGTCCTGATGTTGTTAAGAGTGTCATCGACCAGACTCAGAATATGGGCACCACTCTCATTATATTCGATGGTGGCGAGCCTTTGTTATATGATGGCCTTGAAGAGCTCATCAGTTATGTAGATAGTTCACGCGCAATTGCGGGTCTGTTCACATCTGGTGTGGGGATGACTCCGCAGCGTGCATCAAGCCTTAAGGATGCCGGTCTTTCCATGCTAAGCGTGAGTTTTGACAGTGCAAACGAAGAAGGGCACGATTTTATGCGTGGAAGGCCTGGTGTATTCAATGATGCCGTAAATGCCATAAAGAACGGTCTGGATGCCGGTCTTTTAGTTGGTATGTATGTTGTTCTTTCGCCAAGAAATGTTGATGAGCTTGATGATTTTTATGAGCTTGCAAAAGAGCTGGGTGTGCATGAACTCTCTTTCTATGAGATCGTTCCTACCGGAAGGTGGCTGGACCATGGGAATGAAGTCCTTTCACCCGAAGGCCTGAAAAAGTTCGATGATTTTGTAGAGCGTACATCTCATGCCGAAGGACCGCGCATTTTCCCCATTCCTCAGATCATAAGAAAAATGGGATGTTTTGCAGGCAGGAAATGGCTTCATGTAACTCCTGAAGGTGATGTACTTCCATGTGCATGTATGCCAAAACCATATGGTAATATTCACGATGAACCTTTAGCATCGATATGGAATAAGATATACAAAGACCCTGTTTTTACTTCAGGTCCCTGTCTTATGAGGGATTCAGAATTTAGAAAAGTCCACCTTGGACTCGAACAATAA